Proteins from a single region of Thermococcus sp.:
- a CDS encoding AAA family ATPase: MKLKRLILENFRGYYGRTEIDFDDLTAFIGKNNVGKSTILEALDIFFNNNPPLEGGE; encoded by the coding sequence ATGAAGCTAAAGAGGTTGATACTCGAGAACTTTAGGGGGTACTATGGAAGAACAGAAATTGACTTTGATGACCTCACTGCCTTTATCGGAAAAAACAACGTTGGTAAATCAACGATTCTTGAGGCCCTTGACATATTTTTTAACAACAATCCCCCCTTGGAGGGAGGGGAATGA